A region of Nitrospinota bacterium DNA encodes the following proteins:
- the gyrA gene encoding DNA gyrase subunit A, whose protein sequence is METIESRIPVDIDREMRSAYLGYAMSVIVGRALPDVRDGLKPVHRRTLFTMHEMGMEWNRAYKKSARVVGEVMGKYHPHGDAAIYETIVRMAQDFSLRYPLVDGQGNFGSVDGDAAAAMRYTEVRMAKISQELLRDIERETVEFGPNYDDSLEEPLYLPARIPNLLVNGSSGIAVGMATNIPPHNLGEVVDAMVHLLDNPEASVEDLMAFIRGPDFPTAGIILGADGIGAAYRTGRGIIKVRARATIERPTSPKAKATIVVTELPYQVNKARVVERIAELVRDKKVEGITDLKDESSREGMRIAIQVRDEDYAEVILNQLYSHTQMETTFGIIMLALVDNQPRVLDLKELCRYFLDHRRAVVVRRAQYELRRAEERAHILEGLSKAVERLDEVISLIRAAANPPEAREGLERLLTIDERQAQAILDLRLQRLTGLERNKIIDDLEETLGLIRGYMRLLKSEKRQRQLIKDELEEVRHAYSDQRKTEIVATPEELTVEDLIVEEDMVVTISHQGYIKRNPASLYRRQRRGGRGIRAASTKEEDFVEQLAVASTHATFLFFTTAGRVYWKKVHEIPQASRASKGKAIVNFLNLQPGEGVSAVIPVREIDSGRYLAMVTRLGIIKRTALEAFSNPRKAGIIACTLGKGDELMAVRMTDGHQDILLATRRGMCIRFSESDVRVMGRTARGVKAIALAKGDKVVGAEVVSAGSFLVTVTERGYGKRTAEASYRSQRRGGKGVIDIKTTKRNGQVVGARQVSGDDEVMVITSEGIMIRSSVADIRPIGRNTQGVRIIGLDKGDRVVALARLEEAKED, encoded by the coding sequence ATGGAAACGATAGAGAGTCGGATACCCGTTGATATAGACCGCGAGATGCGTAGCGCCTACCTAGGCTACGCCATGAGCGTCATCGTCGGCCGGGCGCTGCCGGATGTCCGAGACGGCCTTAAGCCCGTACACCGCCGAACCCTCTTTACAATGCATGAGATGGGCATGGAGTGGAACCGGGCGTATAAGAAGAGCGCGCGGGTGGTCGGTGAGGTCATGGGGAAGTATCACCCCCATGGCGACGCTGCGATCTACGAGACCATCGTCCGTATGGCCCAGGACTTCTCGCTTCGCTATCCGCTTGTAGACGGCCAGGGCAACTTCGGCTCTGTTGACGGCGACGCGGCCGCCGCCATGCGCTACACCGAGGTGCGAATGGCCAAGATCTCCCAGGAGCTGTTGCGCGACATCGAGCGCGAGACGGTGGAGTTCGGCCCTAACTACGACGACTCCCTTGAAGAGCCCCTCTACCTCCCAGCAAGAATTCCCAACCTGCTGGTCAACGGCTCGAGCGGCATCGCCGTCGGGATGGCAACCAACATCCCGCCCCACAACCTTGGGGAGGTGGTGGATGCGATGGTCCATCTCCTTGATAACCCGGAAGCCAGCGTGGAGGACCTTATGGCCTTCATCCGGGGGCCCGATTTTCCCACCGCCGGTATCATCTTGGGTGCCGACGGGATCGGGGCGGCCTACCGCACCGGCAGGGGTATTATTAAGGTTCGGGCACGGGCCACCATCGAGCGGCCCACCTCTCCGAAGGCGAAAGCGACCATCGTGGTCACCGAGCTTCCCTACCAAGTAAACAAGGCCAGGGTGGTGGAGCGCATCGCCGAGCTCGTACGCGACAAGAAGGTTGAAGGCATAACCGACCTCAAGGATGAATCGAGCCGCGAGGGAATGCGGATCGCCATCCAGGTGCGCGACGAAGACTACGCTGAAGTCATTCTCAACCAGCTCTATTCCCACACTCAGATGGAGACGACCTTCGGCATCATCATGCTGGCGCTGGTGGATAACCAGCCTAGGGTCCTAGATCTGAAGGAGCTCTGCCGATACTTCCTCGACCACCGCCGGGCCGTCGTTGTCCGCAGAGCCCAGTACGAGCTCCGACGGGCCGAGGAACGGGCCCATATACTGGAGGGGTTGAGCAAGGCGGTCGAGAGGCTCGATGAGGTTATATCCCTCATTCGCGCTGCCGCCAACCCGCCCGAGGCTCGAGAGGGCCTCGAGCGCCTGCTTACCATTGACGAACGTCAGGCTCAGGCCATCCTGGATTTGCGCCTCCAGAGGCTCACGGGCCTGGAAAGGAACAAAATAATCGACGACCTCGAAGAGACCCTCGGGCTCATTCGAGGCTACATGCGGCTGCTCAAGAGCGAGAAGCGCCAGAGACAGCTAATCAAGGATGAATTGGAAGAGGTTCGTCACGCTTACTCCGACCAACGCAAGACCGAGATCGTTGCCACACCTGAAGAGCTTACGGTCGAGGACCTCATCGTTGAGGAGGACATGGTGGTTACAATCAGCCACCAGGGCTACATCAAGCGCAACCCGGCCTCTCTCTACCGACGCCAGCGCCGCGGCGGCAGGGGGATAAGGGCCGCCTCCACCAAGGAAGAGGACTTCGTCGAGCAACTCGCGGTGGCCTCGACCCACGCCACGTTCCTCTTTTTCACGACCGCCGGGCGGGTCTACTGGAAGAAGGTCCACGAGATCCCCCAGGCCTCGCGGGCCTCCAAGGGCAAGGCCATCGTTAATTTCCTTAACCTCCAGCCCGGCGAGGGCGTCTCGGCGGTTATACCCGTGCGCGAGATCGACTCAGGCCGCTACCTGGCCATGGTCACCCGCCTGGGTATCATCAAACGCACCGCCCTGGAGGCCTTCTCCAACCCACGCAAAGCGGGCATTATCGCTTGCACCCTGGGCAAGGGGGACGAGCTCATGGCCGTTCGCATGACCGATGGCCACCAGGACATCTTGCTCGCTACGCGCCGGGGCATGTGCATCCGGTTTTCCGAGAGCGATGTTCGGGTAATGGGTCGCACCGCCCGCGGGGTCAAGGCCATCGCGCTGGCAAAGGGTGACAAGGTCGTTGGGGCCGAGGTCGTCTCGGCTGGCTCCTTCCTCGTTACTGTCACTGAGCGGGGCTACGGCAAGCGGACCGCAGAGGCTAGCTACCGCTCGCAGCGCCGCGGCGGTAAGGGCGTCATCGATATTAAGACGACCAAGCGCAACGGCCAAGTCGTAGGGGCGCGGCAGGTTTCGGGAGACGACGAGGTGATGGTTATTACCTCCGAGGGCATCATGATTCGCTCCTCCGTGGCCGACATTCGTCCCATCGGGCGCAACACCCAGGGCGTTCGTATCATCGGCCTCGACAAGGGCGACCGAGTGGTGGCCCTCGCGCGGCTAGAAGAGGCGAAAGAGGACTGA
- a CDS encoding tetratricopeptide repeat protein yields the protein MALLLLGALVACERAPDRLVREARAAMARGDTELAKLRLAAIVDRFPDHPKAAEARYWRAEIARTIERDFRLAELDYLGLAHRFPASAFARRAQWRLAELYEKNFHEPRRAAVEYSRLAETAREPFERSRAHRAAGRSYEALRDYVQALVEYEEALADGPAPAELAETLWRRASVLYIMGRCREANEVFGRLTAERPESPWRLDAGLSAASCLEEQEKLPEAIEAYRALAERYPDNHVIPKRLSAAKNRLAKRKK from the coding sequence ATGGCGCTCCTCTTGCTTGGTGCCCTTGTGGCCTGTGAGCGGGCGCCCGATCGGCTCGTCCGAGAGGCGCGGGCGGCTATGGCCCGGGGTGACACAGAGCTTGCAAAATTGCGGCTGGCGGCCATCGTCGATCGCTTCCCTGACCACCCAAAAGCGGCCGAGGCCCGCTATTGGCGGGCTGAGATCGCTCGGACAATCGAGCGTGACTTCCGGTTGGCTGAGCTTGATTACCTGGGGCTGGCTCACCGGTTCCCGGCTTCGGCCTTTGCCCGCCGGGCCCAGTGGCGGCTTGCCGAGCTATATGAGAAGAACTTCCATGAGCCCCGCCGGGCGGCTGTTGAGTACTCCCGCCTGGCTGAGACGGCCCGCGAGCCCTTCGAGCGAAGCCGCGCCCACCGGGCGGCGGGCCGCTCTTACGAAGCTTTGCGTGACTATGTGCAGGCCCTCGTGGAGTATGAGGAGGCTCTGGCCGATGGGCCCGCCCCGGCCGAGCTCGCCGAGACCCTCTGGCGCAGGGCCTCGGTCCTATACATCATGGGGCGCTGCCGCGAGGCCAACGAGGTTTTCGGAAGGCTCACCGCTGAGCGGCCCGAAAGCCCTTGGCGTCTCGACGCCGGGCTTTCGGCGGCATCCTGCCTGGAGGAGCAAGAGAAACTCCCAGAGGCCATTGAGGCCTACCGGGCCCTGGCTGAGCGGTACCCTGACAACCACGTCATCCCTAAGCGCCTGAGCGCCGCCAAAAACCGCCTTGCGAAGAGGAAGAAGTAA
- a CDS encoding ferredoxin: protein MSITRVWIEKGCITCGASEANCPEVFNVEYDQGTSRVIEGIDFAPYVEQIKAAAEECPVDVIKYE from the coding sequence ATGTCCATCACGCGTGTCTGGATTGAAAAAGGCTGCATCACCTGCGGCGCCTCGGAGGCCAACTGCCCGGAGGTCTTCAATGTCGAATACGACCAAGGAACCTCCAGAGTCATCGAGGGCATTGATTTCGCTCCATACGTGGAGCAGATCAAAGCCGCCGCCGAGGAATGTCCTGTTGACGTGATTAAGTACGAGTAG
- a CDS encoding response regulator has translation MSRTVYALVDDLLFASKLDTASRGVGATVVCCLSKDDLVAKARENTPDLIVLDLNAEHLEPIELLGDLAADGALAPIPTVGYCSHVDTHLIEAAEEAGCGAVLPRSAFTENLLAILQGQPF, from the coding sequence GTGAGCCGGACCGTATACGCTTTGGTGGACGACCTCCTCTTCGCCAGCAAGCTCGATACCGCCTCCAGAGGCGTCGGGGCAACAGTGGTCTGCTGCCTCTCCAAAGACGATCTAGTCGCCAAAGCCCGTGAGAACACCCCGGACCTCATTGTGCTAGACCTCAACGCCGAGCACCTTGAGCCGATTGAGCTATTGGGCGACCTCGCGGCCGACGGCGCCCTCGCTCCCATACCCACCGTGGGCTACTGCTCGCATGTGGACACCCATCTCATAGAAGCGGCCGAAGAGGCGGGCTGCGGCGCGGTGCTCCCCCGTAGCGCATTTACCGAAAACCTCCTCGCCATCCTTCAGGGCCAACCGTTTTAA
- a CDS encoding type II toxin-antitoxin system HicB family antitoxin, whose protein sequence is MKAVEYTYTVLFEPAEEGGYVVTCPALPGLVTEGDTLEEAREMAADCLQGYLETLQELGRPLPESEDQTAEPIRDKVSVQLKAV, encoded by the coding sequence GTGAAAGCAGTCGAGTATACATACACGGTGCTATTTGAGCCGGCCGAGGAAGGTGGGTACGTCGTCACGTGCCCTGCCCTTCCAGGACTCGTTACGGAAGGCGATACCCTGGAGGAAGCGCGGGAGATGGCGGCCGATTGTCTGCAGGGCTATTTGGAAACTCTTCAAGAACTGGGCCGCCCCTTGCCTGAAAGCGAAGACCAAACGGCCGAGCCCATCAGAGATAAAGTGTCGGTGCAGCTTAAGGCGGTATGA
- the mfd gene encoding transcription-repair coupling factor, which yields MTQTLKTFQEAAAEAVAGLTEPGFYEVAEVASPAAALLLAHALVVAGRTLLVLTPEVSLADELVSDLRVVLGDEEEQGEAAWRVYSLPAWDILPYEEALPDRELVGERMAALAALRSGEPCIVVAPLKSALQKTLPVGHAALLGMGVEAGQTWERDELVEALLAAGYRRVDVVEEVGECAVRGGIVDAYPPLADLPVRVELDGDKVASLRTFDPSDQRSVEPLGAVHLWPTREDGLAGPITKIAAERLKKEALELGVARRQAKEIVERLEEGQPTEEAAFLMPLLTEGASSLFDHLPPSARVCLFNPGEFGDRIEGVWDQAEKGWRLAREAKRLACPPAELYLKGDDLFRAARERAGWAVSSLPPEGEEAGVLPLRSASPETFFGRLEAFGRWAAERARDGERVGVLCINEASAGRLQAVLSEYDLNVPVLKPFAAREPSPLEALEELPPLALLVGRLSAGVSLPVAGVHLVTEEELFGVRKIVRRRRLRRAEAVWFRAAELSPGDFVVHADYGIGCFRGLEAVPVKGDPTECLVLEYAEGDRVYVPLEQFRLVERYVGADGEPSLARLGTAAWERTKKRVKAAARELAEELLGVAAKRAAAEGIAFSPDGASHREFAAAFPYEETEDQARVIEEVAVDMESPRPTDRLVCGDVGYGKTEVAMRAAFKAVYDGRQVAVLVPTTVLAAQHYQTFRARFAAYHVNIGMLSRFLPRARQKAVLEGLASGAVDLVIGTHRLLQGDVAFANLGLLIIDEEQRFGVAHKERLKKMRSGVDVLTMTATPIPRTLHMALAGIRDLSVIDTPPEDRLAVKTYIKPFDPRVIEEAIGRELARGGQVFVVHNRVETIETFAEYLRGLVPHARVVVAHGQMSERALERAMVDFLDRAYDVLLCTTIIENGLDIPSVNTIIIDRADRMGLAQLYQLRGRVGRDRHQAYAYLLVPPPRALTGVARQRLRAVGELTALGSGLRLAARDMEIRGAGNVLGSEQSGHVAAVGFELYCRLLAEAVGEIKGEDSGEAVEPTLSLPRAGAVPTDYLPSPTQRLEIYARLGRVRTPSALDALSQEVLDRYGPPPPAVEALFDAVSVRLAARRLVIEAVEDSDGRVTLTLAVSSPMLGGPPPTPEAAAGLAWRAIPPRGLVWDGTGLAPRERLQRLRKSLQAMAEFGMSEETK from the coding sequence ATGACACAAACCCTTAAGACTTTCCAAGAGGCCGCCGCCGAAGCCGTCGCCGGTCTTACCGAGCCTGGCTTCTACGAGGTGGCAGAGGTCGCCTCGCCCGCTGCGGCTCTCCTGCTCGCTCATGCATTGGTCGTCGCTGGAAGGACCTTATTGGTGCTTACGCCTGAGGTCAGCCTGGCCGATGAGCTGGTGAGCGACCTCCGAGTCGTCCTCGGCGACGAGGAGGAGCAAGGAGAGGCGGCCTGGCGTGTCTACTCTCTTCCGGCTTGGGATATTCTTCCCTACGAGGAGGCCCTTCCAGACCGGGAGCTCGTGGGCGAGCGGATGGCGGCCCTTGCCGCGCTTCGGTCGGGGGAGCCCTGCATTGTGGTCGCTCCTTTGAAGTCGGCCCTCCAAAAGACCCTCCCCGTCGGCCATGCTGCCCTGCTGGGCATGGGGGTCGAGGCGGGGCAGACGTGGGAGCGGGACGAGTTGGTCGAGGCATTGCTTGCGGCCGGCTATCGTAGGGTGGATGTGGTCGAGGAGGTGGGCGAGTGCGCCGTCCGTGGGGGGATCGTCGACGCCTATCCGCCATTGGCGGACCTTCCCGTCCGCGTGGAGCTTGACGGCGACAAGGTCGCGAGCCTTCGGACCTTCGACCCGTCTGACCAAAGGAGCGTCGAGCCTTTAGGCGCTGTTCACCTGTGGCCGACGAGGGAAGACGGCCTGGCGGGGCCGATTACGAAGATAGCTGCCGAACGTCTTAAGAAGGAAGCCCTTGAACTTGGAGTTGCCCGGAGGCAGGCCAAGGAGATCGTCGAACGGCTCGAAGAGGGCCAGCCCACCGAGGAGGCGGCCTTCCTCATGCCGCTTCTCACAGAGGGGGCTTCAAGCTTGTTCGATCACCTGCCTCCTTCGGCCAGGGTTTGTCTCTTTAACCCCGGCGAATTTGGCGACCGGATCGAGGGGGTCTGGGATCAGGCCGAGAAAGGCTGGAGGCTTGCCCGCGAGGCGAAGAGGCTCGCCTGCCCTCCCGCTGAGCTATACCTGAAAGGGGACGATCTCTTTCGGGCGGCGCGCGAGCGGGCGGGGTGGGCCGTCTCAAGCCTGCCGCCTGAGGGGGAGGAGGCCGGGGTGCTGCCTCTGAGGTCGGCCTCGCCTGAGACTTTTTTCGGCCGCCTTGAGGCCTTTGGGCGCTGGGCGGCTGAGCGCGCGCGCGATGGAGAGAGGGTTGGCGTCCTCTGCATCAACGAGGCGAGCGCAGGCAGGCTCCAGGCGGTTTTGTCCGAGTACGATCTCAACGTCCCCGTATTAAAACCCTTCGCCGCCCGCGAGCCCTCGCCGCTCGAAGCCCTGGAGGAGCTACCGCCGCTGGCCCTCCTGGTAGGTCGACTTTCGGCCGGGGTGAGCCTGCCCGTTGCCGGGGTCCACTTGGTGACTGAAGAAGAGCTTTTCGGGGTGCGCAAAATCGTGAGGCGCCGAAGGCTCCGACGGGCCGAGGCGGTATGGTTTCGAGCCGCCGAGCTATCGCCAGGTGATTTCGTTGTGCACGCGGATTACGGCATCGGCTGCTTCCGGGGCCTGGAGGCTGTTCCCGTCAAGGGCGATCCGACCGAATGCCTCGTCCTGGAATACGCCGAAGGAGACCGTGTATACGTCCCCCTGGAGCAGTTTCGCCTGGTGGAGCGTTATGTAGGGGCCGATGGCGAGCCGTCCCTTGCCAGGCTCGGCACGGCCGCCTGGGAGCGGACCAAGAAGCGTGTAAAGGCCGCCGCCCGCGAACTGGCTGAGGAGCTGTTGGGAGTCGCCGCCAAACGCGCAGCCGCTGAGGGAATCGCCTTCAGCCCCGATGGCGCCTCGCACCGAGAGTTCGCCGCCGCCTTCCCGTACGAGGAGACCGAGGATCAGGCCCGGGTAATTGAAGAGGTGGCCGTCGACATGGAGTCTCCCAGGCCTACCGACCGGCTCGTGTGCGGCGATGTCGGCTACGGCAAGACGGAGGTCGCGATGAGGGCGGCCTTCAAGGCGGTCTACGACGGCCGACAGGTGGCGGTCCTGGTTCCCACCACGGTGCTCGCCGCCCAGCACTACCAGACCTTTCGCGCACGTTTCGCCGCATACCACGTTAACATCGGCATGCTGAGCCGATTTTTGCCCCGAGCTCGCCAGAAGGCCGTCCTCGAAGGCCTCGCCTCAGGAGCCGTGGACCTAGTCATCGGCACCCATCGTCTTTTGCAGGGCGATGTGGCCTTCGCCAACCTTGGTCTGCTCATCATCGATGAGGAGCAGCGCTTCGGCGTCGCCCACAAGGAACGCCTCAAGAAAATGCGCTCCGGCGTCGATGTTCTCACAATGACAGCCACCCCCATTCCACGAACCCTGCACATGGCCCTGGCGGGGATACGGGACCTCTCGGTCATCGACACTCCTCCTGAGGACCGCTTGGCGGTCAAGACCTACATTAAGCCTTTTGACCCCCGGGTCATCGAAGAGGCTATCGGCCGTGAGCTTGCCCGAGGGGGCCAGGTGTTCGTGGTCCACAACCGGGTGGAGACAATTGAGACCTTCGCGGAGTATCTGCGAGGCCTTGTCCCTCACGCCCGTGTGGTCGTTGCGCACGGCCAGATGTCGGAGCGGGCCCTGGAGCGGGCCATGGTTGACTTCCTCGACAGGGCCTACGATGTCCTGTTGTGTACGACCATCATTGAGAACGGCCTCGACATACCCAGCGTCAACACCATCATCATCGACCGGGCAGATCGGATGGGCCTGGCTCAGCTCTACCAGCTTAGGGGACGGGTCGGTCGGGACCGGCATCAGGCCTACGCCTACCTCCTCGTTCCCCCGCCCCGCGCGCTGACGGGAGTGGCCCGCCAGCGGCTTCGGGCCGTCGGGGAGCTGACGGCATTGGGCAGCGGGCTTCGCCTCGCCGCCCGGGATATGGAGATCCGGGGCGCCGGCAACGTTCTTGGGTCTGAACAGAGCGGCCACGTCGCCGCGGTCGGCTTTGAACTCTACTGCCGGCTGCTGGCCGAGGCGGTGGGTGAAATTAAGGGAGAGGATTCCGGGGAGGCCGTCGAGCCGACCCTGAGCCTGCCTCGGGCGGGAGCCGTTCCCACCGACTACCTCCCCTCACCAACCCAGCGGCTGGAGATATATGCGAGGCTCGGCCGGGTGAGGACGCCATCGGCCCTCGATGCGTTGAGCCAGGAGGTGCTAGACCGCTATGGGCCGCCCCCGCCCGCCGTTGAAGCGCTCTTCGACGCCGTCTCAGTCCGCTTGGCGGCCCGCAGGCTTGTAATCGAGGCGGTTGAGGATTCCGACGGGCGTGTCACCCTGACCCTGGCCGTCTCCAGCCCAATGCTGGGAGGGCCTCCGCCGACGCCCGAGGCCGCCGCGGGGCTCGCCTGGAGGGCTATCCCCCCTCGGGGCCTCGTCTGGGATGGCACTGGCCTGGCGCCGCGCGAGAGGCTTCAACGACTTAGAAAATCCTTGCAGGCGATGGCTGAATTTGGTATGAGTGAGGAAACCAAATGA
- a CDS encoding peptidylprolyl isomerase: MTVGYPKKYQERTKRKGSSRRRRNASSDVETSLKRWLICVLVLALAGCDSGSVEPRGAVATVSGQEITAEAFEEALTLRRANLAPELLARPEVQWALEERVLEDLITRHLLLQEAARRGISSSQEAVERRLKVLAEGYSSAEYEAMLAERGHSLQSFRASLAEDLAIERLLEEVVGRPEPPKPGVVKTYYMSHKGELHRPVRARTLHLVVSTADEAKSVREAILAGGDFAETARRRSLGPEAVRNGELGWVSPGQMPEAFDEAIFSLQPGEVSPVVASPYGYHLFKLVEMVPAGVPSLEEARSEIVALLGGEAHEARYRQWVAELRARTTVIVHPTVGGPRR, from the coding sequence ATGACGGTTGGTTATCCCAAAAAATACCAGGAGCGCACCAAGAGGAAAGGATCGAGTCGAAGGCGTCGGAACGCCTCCTCTGACGTTGAGACGAGTCTCAAACGGTGGTTGATTTGTGTTCTTGTCCTTGCCCTGGCTGGTTGCGACTCCGGGTCTGTCGAGCCGCGGGGGGCTGTCGCCACAGTTAGCGGCCAGGAGATTACGGCGGAGGCGTTTGAGGAAGCCCTGACCCTGCGGCGGGCAAATCTGGCCCCGGAGCTATTGGCCAGGCCTGAAGTGCAGTGGGCCCTGGAAGAGAGGGTGCTGGAAGATCTCATCACCCGTCATCTTCTGCTCCAGGAGGCGGCCCGTCGGGGGATATCATCTTCACAGGAGGCCGTGGAACGTCGCCTGAAGGTGCTGGCCGAGGGTTATTCCTCTGCAGAATACGAGGCTATGCTAGCGGAGCGGGGCCACTCGCTCCAGTCCTTCAGGGCCAGCCTGGCAGAGGATCTTGCCATCGAACGCCTACTGGAGGAAGTGGTCGGCAGGCCTGAGCCGCCGAAGCCCGGTGTGGTCAAAACCTACTACATGAGCCACAAAGGGGAGCTTCATAGGCCAGTTAGGGCCCGGACCCTCCACCTCGTGGTTTCCACCGCCGATGAGGCGAAAAGCGTACGGGAGGCTATCCTTGCCGGAGGCGACTTTGCAGAGACGGCCCGTCGCCGCTCCCTGGGGCCCGAGGCGGTCCGGAACGGGGAGCTCGGCTGGGTCAGCCCAGGTCAGATGCCGGAGGCCTTCGACGAGGCCATTTTCTCCCTACAGCCTGGTGAGGTTAGCCCGGTTGTAGCCTCCCCGTACGGTTACCACCTCTTCAAGCTTGTAGAGATGGTGCCGGCGGGTGTGCCCTCCCTTGAGGAGGCTCGTTCAGAGATCGTCGCCCTCCTGGGGGGCGAGGCCCACGAGGCGCGCTATCGGCAGTGGGTGGCCGAGCTCCGTGCACGGACCACGGTCATCGTCCACCCGACGGTGGGGGGGCCCAGACGATGA
- a CDS encoding peptidylprolyl isomerase produces the protein MRRAQCAAALGLVIAVACGCGRTATTTTRLEDIPAASGSGVPYRGLAPTLGIVDEGPWRIFGIEPPELLTPGSEELPLPSRVTVLKGERPKTIDRVLGRVNKDIITLSEVQELAQPFIARIRSQVPPERQEEEIRRVQSALLDRIIDLRLQVQLAERLGVEASDKELDEAVADVMAKNNMTPEQFDLLLAQEGITIDQYREKLREQIVRRRVYNFEVVSRVQVSDADVQDYYLSNIKEFIPPPAVEISQIFIALPANGDEAALREVDQKVEGVMAALERGEPLGVVARAKSDDPTGSHGGRVGRFKRGEMVPDLEKVAFEMWEGEIRGPIATDRGFHVLKVDKRWGDKPLPLEQIASQIRAKLLDLKREERYNEFIESLRGDAFIERADLGKAPAEGR, from the coding sequence ATGAGGCGTGCACAATGTGCGGCGGCCCTTGGTCTGGTTATCGCCGTGGCTTGTGGGTGCGGCAGGACGGCAACCACGACCACCAGGTTGGAAGATATACCGGCTGCCAGCGGATCTGGTGTACCCTACCGGGGTTTAGCCCCCACTTTAGGAATCGTGGATGAGGGGCCTTGGAGGATATTTGGGATCGAGCCGCCTGAGCTATTGACCCCTGGATCGGAGGAGCTCCCGCTGCCGTCGCGCGTTACCGTGTTAAAAGGGGAGCGCCCCAAGACTATCGACAGGGTCCTAGGGAGGGTCAACAAGGACATTATAACCTTGAGCGAGGTCCAGGAGTTGGCTCAGCCCTTTATAGCGCGCATCCGGAGCCAAGTGCCCCCCGAGCGTCAGGAGGAGGAGATTCGCAGAGTCCAATCAGCCCTGCTCGATCGCATCATCGACCTCCGCCTTCAGGTTCAGCTTGCCGAGCGCCTCGGGGTGGAGGCCTCCGATAAGGAGCTGGACGAAGCCGTGGCCGACGTGATGGCCAAGAATAACATGACTCCCGAGCAGTTTGACCTGCTCCTCGCGCAGGAAGGGATCACCATTGATCAATACCGCGAGAAGTTACGAGAGCAGATCGTTCGCCGCCGAGTATACAACTTCGAGGTCGTCTCCCGCGTGCAGGTCTCCGATGCCGACGTGCAGGATTACTACCTCAGCAACATAAAGGAGTTCATCCCGCCCCCAGCGGTGGAGATAAGCCAGATATTTATAGCCCTGCCGGCCAACGGAGATGAGGCTGCCCTTAGGGAGGTCGACCAGAAGGTTGAGGGCGTCATGGCGGCCCTGGAGCGTGGGGAACCCTTGGGGGTGGTGGCCCGAGCAAAATCCGATGACCCCACGGGGTCTCATGGAGGGCGGGTCGGGCGCTTCAAGCGGGGCGAAATGGTCCCCGATCTTGAAAAAGTAGCCTTTGAGATGTGGGAGGGGGAGATTCGCGGGCCCATCGCCACCGACCGGGGTTTCCACGTCCTTAAAGTTGACAAGCGGTGGGGTGATAAGCCCCTCCCCCTCGAGCAGATAGCTTCTCAGATTCGGGCCAAGCTATTGGATTTGAAGCGTGAGGAGCGATACAATGAGTTTATAGAGAGTCTGCGGGGGGACGCCTTTATTGAGCGGGCGGACCTGGGCAAGGCACCCGCAGAGGGCCGCTAG